A region of uncultured Acidilobus sp. JCHS DNA encodes the following proteins:
- a CDS encoding leucyl-tRNA synthetase, archaeal and cytosolic family produces the protein MPADLTERLSRQAERLKSIEAKWQRVWEEAKVYEADASPGRPKFFVTFPFPYMNGLPHLGSAFTILRVDVVARYKRMRGFNVLFPQGWHATGGPIVASARRLAEGDQRVLSELKVMGVPDEIIDKFKDPATWVFHFTAEWEKDLRRYGLSIDWRRKFFTTSLNPYFSKFVEWQYLRLKEKGFVRKGSHPVVWCPKERKVVGDHDRPDEYVGIGPVDATIILFKVKDDDISLAALTYRPETIFGVTNVWVRPDATYKVVILDGKKVVMNDYMAEELADQKHRVEVIGEVEGSALIGKYVINPVNGEEVPVLPASFVVPDEGTGIVMSVPAHAPYDYQALADLRKASPEELSKAGLNGDLVKAIRPIKIIEVPDIKGVPAEEMVKHYRVKSQDDREALDRATKDLYSKEFYMGVMSKGTGKYEGIKVMSARPMVEEELKSLGAALKVFTLPSKVYCRCGARTHVKFVENQWFLTYSDQGWKEKVKEAIDSMSFYPPQLKEEFLRLADWLRDWAFTHQNELGTPLPWDPQWVIESLSDSTIYMAYYTISHLIQGKVNPDQLKPEFFDYVFLGYGDPDYVSKVTGISKDLVERAREEFKYWYPVDLRISGKDLMQNHLLFYIYHHVAIFDKSYWPRGIGINGWVLINGEKMSKHKGNFITLREALNVAGADATRTTEILAGADGGLDDANFNLKDLENAVNDLVGWIDMALGIYDKGRDSRLAVDDWFESKLNSIIKDVTDDMENLRLKSAFVKAFYGLQNAFKWYVRRAGTPNRELTRRFVETLTLLSAPFIPHVAEEVWHGIGKEGLVVTQEWPKVDESKIRAEVERGEEIVESVYNDIKEVLTLLGGGKSITIIVAAPWKYSVVADMAALVSQGLSLRDAAKAVMGKDYGVPKEALAKVTQAVARSPKVLDLLVKRDLEHRALKEATEFFSKEFGLPVSVELEEESSLPRKDLSLPGKPAIYIER, from the coding sequence TTGCCCGCTGACCTTACGGAGAGGCTGAGCAGGCAGGCTGAGAGGCTGAAGTCTATCGAAGCCAAGTGGCAGAGGGTATGGGAGGAGGCCAAGGTCTACGAAGCCGACGCGTCCCCAGGCAGGCCGAAGTTCTTCGTCACTTTCCCCTTCCCTTACATGAACGGCCTGCCCCACCTAGGAAGCGCCTTCACGATACTCAGAGTTGACGTAGTGGCCAGGTATAAAAGAATGAGGGGGTTTAATGTCCTCTTCCCTCAGGGCTGGCACGCCACAGGAGGACCGATAGTGGCATCTGCCAGGAGGCTGGCTGAGGGCGACCAGAGGGTTCTGTCTGAGCTCAAGGTCATGGGGGTTCCTGACGAAATTATTGACAAGTTCAAGGACCCGGCCACCTGGGTCTTCCACTTCACGGCCGAGTGGGAGAAGGACCTGAGGAGATACGGTCTCAGCATAGACTGGAGGAGGAAGTTCTTCACCACGTCGCTTAACCCCTACTTCAGCAAGTTCGTTGAGTGGCAGTACCTCAGGCTGAAGGAGAAGGGCTTCGTGAGAAAGGGAAGCCACCCGGTGGTCTGGTGCCCAAAGGAGAGGAAGGTGGTTGGCGATCACGACAGGCCTGACGAGTACGTTGGCATAGGGCCTGTGGACGCCACTATAATACTCTTTAAGGTGAAGGATGACGACATTAGCCTTGCCGCCCTGACCTACAGGCCTGAAACTATATTTGGAGTTACGAACGTATGGGTGAGACCTGACGCTACGTACAAGGTGGTAATCCTTGACGGAAAGAAGGTCGTAATGAATGACTATATGGCCGAGGAGCTCGCTGACCAGAAGCACCGCGTCGAGGTCATAGGCGAGGTTGAGGGCTCCGCGCTCATAGGCAAGTACGTCATAAACCCCGTGAATGGAGAGGAGGTGCCAGTCCTTCCAGCGTCCTTCGTGGTACCCGATGAAGGCACGGGAATAGTAATGAGCGTGCCAGCCCATGCCCCCTATGATTACCAGGCCCTGGCGGATCTCAGGAAGGCCTCCCCTGAGGAGCTGAGCAAGGCAGGGCTTAACGGCGACCTAGTCAAAGCGATCAGGCCAATAAAGATAATCGAAGTGCCTGACATAAAGGGCGTCCCAGCTGAGGAAATGGTCAAGCATTACAGGGTTAAGAGCCAGGACGACAGGGAAGCACTGGACAGGGCCACAAAGGACCTCTACTCCAAGGAGTTCTACATGGGTGTAATGAGCAAGGGCACGGGTAAGTATGAAGGGATTAAGGTCATGAGCGCCAGGCCCATGGTGGAGGAGGAGCTGAAGAGCTTAGGCGCCGCCTTGAAGGTGTTCACGCTGCCCTCCAAAGTCTACTGCAGGTGCGGCGCTAGGACGCATGTTAAGTTCGTTGAGAACCAGTGGTTCCTAACGTACAGCGATCAGGGGTGGAAGGAGAAGGTTAAGGAGGCCATAGACTCCATGAGCTTCTACCCGCCCCAGCTCAAGGAGGAGTTCCTAAGGCTGGCTGACTGGCTGAGGGACTGGGCCTTCACCCATCAGAACGAGCTCGGCACGCCGCTGCCCTGGGACCCGCAGTGGGTGATCGAGAGCCTGAGCGACTCAACGATCTACATGGCCTACTACACCATATCACACCTGATTCAGGGCAAGGTCAACCCTGACCAGCTAAAGCCCGAGTTCTTCGACTACGTCTTCCTTGGCTATGGAGACCCTGACTACGTCTCTAAGGTCACAGGCATAAGTAAGGACCTCGTAGAGCGGGCCAGAGAGGAGTTCAAGTACTGGTACCCCGTTGACCTAAGGATAAGCGGCAAGGACCTCATGCAGAACCACCTCCTGTTCTACATCTATCATCACGTCGCAATATTTGATAAGAGCTACTGGCCAAGAGGCATTGGCATAAACGGCTGGGTCCTGATAAACGGCGAGAAGATGAGCAAGCATAAAGGCAACTTCATAACGCTAAGGGAAGCCCTTAACGTAGCTGGCGCTGACGCCACGAGGACCACGGAGATATTGGCGGGCGCTGACGGCGGCCTGGACGACGCCAACTTCAACCTGAAGGACCTGGAGAACGCCGTAAATGACCTGGTGGGCTGGATTGACATGGCCTTGGGCATATATGACAAGGGCAGGGACAGCAGGCTTGCCGTGGACGACTGGTTCGAAAGCAAGCTCAACAGCATAATTAAGGACGTAACTGATGATATGGAGAACCTAAGGTTAAAGTCAGCGTTCGTTAAGGCCTTCTACGGGCTTCAGAACGCCTTCAAGTGGTACGTGAGGCGCGCGGGCACCCCAAACAGGGAGCTGACTAGGAGGTTCGTCGAGACCCTCACTTTACTCTCAGCGCCTTTCATACCTCATGTAGCGGAGGAGGTCTGGCACGGCATAGGCAAGGAGGGCCTTGTGGTGACTCAGGAGTGGCCCAAGGTTGATGAAAGCAAGATAAGGGCTGAAGTCGAGAGGGGCGAGGAGATAGTTGAGAGCGTTTACAATGACATAAAAGAGGTGTTGACCCTGCTCGGCGGCGGGAAGTCCATTACAATAATTGTGGCGGCGCCCTGGAAGTACTCGGTTGTAGCGGATATGGCGGCCCTGGTATCCCAGGGTCTCAGCCTCAGGGACGCGGCCAAAGCCGTCATGGGAAAGGACTACGGAGTTCCTAAGGAGGCCTTGGCCAAGGTGACCCAGGCCGTAGCCAGGTCGCCCAAGGTACTAGACCTCCTAGTCAAGAGGGACCTCGAGCACAGGGCCCTTAAGGAGGCCACGGAGTTCTTCTCTAAGGAGTTCGGATTGCCTGTCAGTGTTGAGCTCGAGGAGGAGTCCAGCCTGCCAAGGAAGGACCTATCGCTGCCCGGAAAGCCCGCCATATATATTGAGAGGTGA